Sequence from the Kineosporia succinea genome:
GTCGACGTCGAGTCCCGCCACCGTCTCGAGCGCGCTCGCGCTGGTCGTGCCCCGTTCCAGCGCCCGCCGCGAGGCCTGCTGGATGGTGACGCCCTCGAGCATCGGGTCGGAGAACGGCAGGCCGATCTCGATCGCGTCGGCGCCGGCCGCGGCGAAACCCTCGACCAGACGGGCCCAGTCGGGCGTGATCCCGGCGGTGACGTAGGGCACCACGAGTTTGCGGCCCTGGGAACGCCGCTCGCGCAGCCGGGTCTCCAACGAGGGTCCCCCTGGACCTTCGGCCTGGGGAGGCGACCCCGGCGTGGACGTCGCGACGGTCATTTCAGCAGCTCCCTCACCTGGGCGGCGTCCTTGTCGCCGCGGCCGGACAGCGTCACCAGAACCGTTGAACCGGCGGGCAGCTCGTCGGTGCCGGCGGCCCGCAGCACCCAGGCCAGGGCGTGACAGCTCTCCAGCGCCCCCAGAATGCCCTCGGTGCGGGCCAGTTTCACCAGCGCCGCGAGCACCTCCGCGTCGGTGGCGGAGACGTAGGTGGCCCGGCCCGACTCGGCCAGATGGGCGTGCTCCGGGCCGACGCCCGGGTAGTCCAGCCCGGCCGAGACCGAGTGCGCCTCGAGCACCTGGCCGTCGTCGTCCTGCAGCAGGTAGGACTCGAAACCGTGCAGGATGCCCGGGCTTCCGTGGCCGATCGCGGCACCCCCGGCCGCCTCCACGCCGACCAGCCGCGCGGAGGTGCCGACGAAGCCGGCGAAGGTTCCCGCCGCATTGGAACCGCCGCCCACACAGGCGACCACCACGTCCGGAATTCCCGACGGCAGCAGCCCCGCGCACTGACCGCGCGCCTCCTCGCCGATGACCCGCTGGAACTCGCGCACCATCCACGGGTACGGATGCGGCCCCATCACGGAACCCAGGCAGTAATGGGCGGTCTCGGACAGCCCGACCCAGTGCCGGAAGGCCTCGCCGGTGGCGTCGGCGAGCGTCTGGCTGCCGGTGGTGACGGGCACCACCTTCGCGCCGAGGAGCTCCATCCGGAACACGTTCAGCTCCTGACGCTCCACGTCCTTGGCACCCATGAACACGGTGACGTCCATGCCGAGCAGCGCACCGACGGTGGCCGTGGCCACGCCGTGCTGCCCCGCGCCGGTCTCGGCGAGCAGCGTGGTGCGCCCCATGCGCCGGGCCAGAAGTGCCTGCCCCAGAACATTGTTGATCTTGTGCGAGCCGGTGTGGGCCAGGTCTTCGCGCTTCAGCAGAACGGTGACGCCGAGCTCGGCGGACAACCGGGTGGCGGGCGTGACCGGGGTCGGACGGCCGGCGTAGAGACGGAGGGTGCGGTCGAGTTCGGCCCGGAAACCGGGATCCGCCCAGGCTTCCCGGAACTCGCGCTCGAGGGTGCGACAGGCCGGGATCAGGGCCTCGGGCACGTAACGGCCGCCGAAAGCGCCGAACCGGCCGTCGGCGGCGGGTTCCGCCATGGTGGGTGCGGTCATGGGCACACCGTATGAGTTCTAGAACTGTGAGTCAAGAGTTCTAGAACTGCTGGATCCACCTGGCGGCCGGGTGAGGCAAAAGCCCTGCCCGCTTGGGCCGTTCGAGGTAAACGACGGAAACTTCTCTGCCCTGGCTCAAGTTGAGGTCAGCAGAGCCGTACCCGATAGCAAGGAAGTCTCCAAGGCCCAGCGAATGGCGGTGAGCACCATGAGCACGATGACCATCTCCCCGGTCGCGAACCAGCACCTGACCGCGAGCGGATACGCACCCGTTCTGCAGCACAACTCCCGAACCGATCTCCGTGCTCTGGTGAGGTCCGACGGAACGCCCGACACCGCCCGCCAGATCGCCGGGGCCGCGATGGCCCGCACCGGCGCCGAGGCCGCGTTCTCGGTGCCCGCGACCGCCACCGAGAACAACATGCGGCGTTTCGAGGAGCGCTCGACCACGGGCAACTCGACCGCCTCGGGCAACGCCAAGGGTGCCCGCGGCTCGAGCACCCTGGAGCCCGACGCCGGGGCGAGCACCGCGCCGGAGCAGGCCCGCGCGGACCTGCCCCAGCTCGGGGCCGTGCTGGACGTCTACCTCTAGAAGGCCGTCCCGGCCTGTAGGGCCGTCCCGCGGGACGTCACCGCACCAGCCGGCGGCGCACTTCCTGCCGGGCCTGGTTCAGCCGGGACTTCACGGTTCCCAGCGGCAGGTTCAGACGCCGGGCGATCTCCTCGTACTCCAGATCGGCGAGATCGCGGTAGACGAAGGGCAGCACCAGCTGGGGGTGCGAACTCTCCAGCGACTCCAGGGCTTCGAGCAGGTCGATGCGTGACCCGGCGATCACACTGGTGCGCCGGGGGTCGGGGCGGATCTGCTCCTGCACGGTGAGTGGCTGCTCAGACGCTCTGCGTTTCAGCTCGCGGTAGGTCTGCCGGGCGGCGTTCGTCACCACCACGTACAACCAGGTGCGGAACGAGCTGCGGCCCTCGAAGCTGCTGATGCGCCGGGCCACCTGGAGCAGGGCGTCCTGCGCGGCCTCCTCGGCGTCTTCCCGATGGGGCAGCATCTTTCCGGTCCGGCGCAGTACTTCGGGCTGGATCAGGGCGAGCAACTCGTTCAGAGCGGCGTCATCACCGGTGGCGGCGGCCCGCGCCAACATATCGATCCGGTCACTACCGGCCTGACGGGCGCCCTGAGGGGCAGCGGGCTCTTCGGGTACGTCGGTCATAGCGGCATGATGCTGCCATGCCTCTGCCCGAGCTGATCGGTCGCTACCGGCCTGTCCGCCGCCTCGGTGCCGGTGGCTTCGCCGTCGTGTGGCTCGCCCACGACGAGTCACTGGATGCCGAAGTTGCCGTCAAGGTCATGGCCGACAACTGGGCCGACCGCCTCGACCTGCGTGAACGCTTCCTGCGGGAGGCGCGCATGCTGCGTCAGGCGTCGTCGTACCGGATCGTCCAGGTCTTCGACATCGGCGAGCTGACCGACGGCCGCCCCTATCTGGTGATGGAGTACGCCGACCGCGGAACCCTCGCCGAGCGGGTCAAGGACAACGGCGCCTATCCCCTGGCCACGGCCCTCCGGCTGACCGCCGAGGTGGCCCGCGGCGTGGCCGAGCTGCATTCCGCCGGCGTCGTGCACCGCGACCTGAAGCCGTCGAACGTGCTGATCACCTCGGTGCGCGGCGGCGGCGAGCGGCTGCTGGTGGCCGATCTGGGGGTGGCCAAGAGCCTGGCCCACGGCTCCGGGGTGACGATGTCGGTCGGCTCGGCCGGCTACATGGCGCCGGAGCAGATGGAGCCCCAGATCGGGGTGGACGTGCGCGCCGACGTCTACAGCCTGGGCGCGTTCGCCTACCACCTGATGACGGCCGAGAAGCCGGCGATCTCGCTGGTGCTGCGCGAGCGGCTGCCCGCGAACCTGCCCCCGGCCGTGCGCGACACGCTGCTCTCGACGCTGCAGGGTGAGCGGGAGAACCGCTGGCCCGACGCGGCGAGCCTGGCCGAGCGCTTCGACGAGCTGGCCTCACAGATCGACGACGACGTGACCGTGGCCGCGAGCGCCCCCCGGGCCGACCTGGCGTCCGGCAGCCTGCCCGCTGCAGGTGCCTCGGCGTATCCGGTACCGCCGGTGAGCCCGGTCAGTCCCACGCCCGGCTGGCAGTACCAGGGCCCCGAGACGCCGCAGCCCGCGTCGTCGTGGGCCCGGAACAGCCACACGAGCAACCAGCCGCAGAACAGCTACGACGCGTCCGTCCCGGCGCCCCCGGCCCAGTTCCACCAGCAGCCATGGGCGCCGCAGGGCTACCAGGACACCCCGGCGTCGGCCGTGCACCCGGCGGACAGCTATCAGCAGGCCCCTCAGGGCCATCAGCAGGGCCCGCAGCACTA
This genomic interval carries:
- the trpB gene encoding tryptophan synthase subunit beta; translation: MTAPTMAEPAADGRFGAFGGRYVPEALIPACRTLEREFREAWADPGFRAELDRTLRLYAGRPTPVTPATRLSAELGVTVLLKREDLAHTGSHKINNVLGQALLARRMGRTTLLAETGAGQHGVATATVGALLGMDVTVFMGAKDVERQELNVFRMELLGAKVVPVTTGSQTLADATGEAFRHWVGLSETAHYCLGSVMGPHPYPWMVREFQRVIGEEARGQCAGLLPSGIPDVVVACVGGGSNAAGTFAGFVGTSARLVGVEAAGGAAIGHGSPGILHGFESYLLQDDDGQVLEAHSVSAGLDYPGVGPEHAHLAESGRATYVSATDAEVLAALVKLARTEGILGALESCHALAWVLRAAGTDELPAGSTVLVTLSGRGDKDAAQVRELLK
- a CDS encoding RNA polymerase sigma factor produces the protein MTDVPEEPAAPQGARQAGSDRIDMLARAAATGDDAALNELLALIQPEVLRRTGKMLPHREDAEEAAQDALLQVARRISSFEGRSSFRTWLYVVVTNAARQTYRELKRRASEQPLTVQEQIRPDPRRTSVIAGSRIDLLEALESLESSHPQLVLPFVYRDLADLEYEEIARRLNLPLGTVKSRLNQARQEVRRRLVR
- a CDS encoding serine/threonine-protein kinase; translation: MPLPELIGRYRPVRRLGAGGFAVVWLAHDESLDAEVAVKVMADNWADRLDLRERFLREARMLRQASSYRIVQVFDIGELTDGRPYLVMEYADRGTLAERVKDNGAYPLATALRLTAEVARGVAELHSAGVVHRDLKPSNVLITSVRGGGERLLVADLGVAKSLAHGSGVTMSVGSAGYMAPEQMEPQIGVDVRADVYSLGAFAYHLMTAEKPAISLVLRERLPANLPPAVRDTLLSTLQGERENRWPDAASLAERFDELASQIDDDVTVAASAPRADLASGSLPAAGASAYPVPPVSPVSPTPGWQYQGPETPQPASSWARNSHTSNQPQNSYDASVPAPPAQFHQQPWAPQGYQDTPASAVHPADSYQQAPQGHQQGPQHYGQPQGAPERSPGFQSSETGPVSASGRGRWIATMLAVVVLAAGTGVGGVKLWQQYRDRETYAADDTSTVSLTAPRVYGTNQVGTGWNPAAIGLDGEDDQPGLLLSDNVPGWYDLNADVNGVFIGVSPSRSLPAKVKAITHDNCEDVATAPVSGSTVWSGEVHTWGDCADGSWVKEVYLKPADGGSDYVYMQVRQTADNDRSVDELVSTLGVTRDQ